A genomic stretch from Lathyrus oleraceus cultivar Zhongwan6 chromosome 2, CAAS_Psat_ZW6_1.0, whole genome shotgun sequence includes:
- the LOC127123893 gene encoding uncharacterized protein LOC127123893: MEENEIINDFGTRITQMVDQVKACRETVTEQYVIAKICCFLTLRLDNIVVAIEESKDLATMRKLELQSSLEDHEQKMQERNSNKEEAEIALQASFNEKNKRLKGKCSMKSKGNFHNFGGRESQSSNNSTCQRGESSYKKHGGQGNFIGERKRFYKSKEQCYKCQCFGHFSKECNANKKESQVDEDKVHEKEDAMMSLKGVQCSEDWYLDSGCSTHMMGRKDWFIKINCTMKNKVKFTDHTTLMDDGVIDVFIMKTDDGNSLIKDVLYISGIKCNLLCIVQLFEKGYKIHMEIKGLYVMDAKGVLVLKVPIVSNRTFKVELKVMKYICLATVASKEEWMWHYRLGISTLEISKTCKRTEG; the protein is encoded by the exons ATGGAGGAAAATGAGATAATCAACGATTTCGGAACGAGAATCACTCAGATGGTGGATCAAGTAAAGGCATGTAGAGAAACTGTTACAGAGCAGTATGTTATCGCTAAAATTTGTTGTTTTTTAACACTAAGACTTGACAACATAGTTGTGGCAATTGAGGAGTCGAAGGATCTTGCGACGATGAGAAAATTGGAGCTACAAAGTTCTCTTGAGGATCATGAGCAAAAGATGCAAGAGAGGAATAGCAATAAGGAAGAGGCGGAGATTGCTTTGCAAGCTAGTTTCAATGAGAAGAACAAGAGATTGAAAGGAAAATGTtccatgaagagcaaaggcaATTTTCATAATTTTGGTGGAAGAGAGTCCCAAAGTTCAAATAATTCAACTTGTCAAAGGGGTGAGAGCAGCTACAAAAAACATGGTGGTCAAGGCAACTTTATAGGTGAAAGGAAGAGGTTTTACAAGAGCAAGGAACAGTGTTACAAGTGTCAATGCTTCGGTCATTTTTCAAAAGAATGCAATGCAAATAAGAAGGAATCTCAAGTGGATGAAGACAAG GTGCATGAAAAGGAAGATGCCATGATGAGTTTGAAAGGAGTTCAATGCAGTGAGGATTGGTATTTGGACTCGGGTTGTTCAACTCATATGATGGGGAGAAAGGATTGGTTTATCAAAATCAATTGTACCATGAAGAACAAAGTAAAGTTCACGGATCATACCACTCTAATGGACGATGGGGTCATTGATGTTTTTATCATGAAGACGGATGATGGAAATTCCTTGATCAAAGATGTCTTGTATATTTCAGGAATCAAATGTAACCTTCTATGTATTGTCCAATTATTTGAGAAGGGTTACAAGATTCACATGGAAATTAAGGGACTATATGTTATGGATGCAAAAGGAGTTTTGGTCCTTAAAGTGCCTATAGTTTCCAATAGAACCTTCAAGGTTGAGTTGAAGGTTATGAAGTATATATGTCTTGCAACTGTAGCAAGTAAAGAAGAGTGGATGTGGCACTATCGTCTTGGCATCTCAACTTTAGAGATCTCAAAGACTTGCAAAAGAACGGAAGGGTAA
- the LOC127123894 gene encoding uncharacterized protein LOC127123894, which produces MAGEQHSDHSRPLVNYNMDDGPPSHEADVRDGHPSTPSPEPQNNGDASHAHNLGAETFHPIPVPVEGDAVMIAMVNALNQAGSMLHQQHERITALEAERQEARPQPVSRIQQRSEPTKKRGRHSPEPYASRARARRDGGRARTSPRRGHSPDNNELSPLRSDEEDLHCPLSRAIMEAPLPKGMEKPPNLAVYDGTTDPDDHVDNVNAMLDYRNDITGHLKCRLFSTTLRKGAMAWYKSLAPESITSWRVMRSMFTRHFTASRRHPKTEATLEAIVQKKNETLRSYIERFNQEAVEVDTTEHMKKYLLERGLLPGSELSRAVGIEPPRTLNELLHKAQAYIRYEEKQVAHNARSGRNAGETEHSKREDTSISRRNGDKRREERPRELREGRGPAGRYSEYTLLTAPRERILAECINSEFKQGRVRFPKPSAPKPHTDKSKYCRFHRSHGHVTEDCVHLKDAIEILIQEGHLKQYTRKNEAPRHDEPEKKRPRENTPPDNSPYQVALCVSRPEDFFLPEPLPEGKITALSPWEDFPTTLVISGGGTNRESAALSVKRKFDELLLTAPEQKATLTKYWGKSNPISFFLEELPGGSPNSAIPLLIRAKMARFDVRRILVDEGSSVDIMYVHLFKTLKLDKTNLAPYVGSDLQGFNGATTRPWGYVELLVTFGEQETAREVKIQFLVVDCPSLYNCIFGRPTLAELTAVPSTVHLKMKYYTKLGRVVTIHGDIEAARRCYDAAVKGQAVVSTKSNCNNKKLKTEDPARGVNAIDLDCRIGLDETEEGRFPKERSLEHPVRPIPDGEFELIPLGDDPERTVKIGKGLPEETREELVACLKENSDLFAWNAAEMPGLDPEIACHKLAVDRAAKPIAQRRRKQSPEKAEAAERAVKDLLEANFISEAQYTTWLSNVVLVKKNNGKWRMCVDYTDLNRACPKDAFPLPNIDSLVDNSAGFKLLSFMDAYSGYNQIPMSPADKKHTAFMTPTGNYYYNVMPFGLKNAGATYQRMMNKVFKDEIGDMLEVYMDDMIVKSHEEITHARHLTKVFEQARQCKMRFNPEKCTFGVRAGKFLGFYLTERGIEANPDKCRAFSEFPTPKTKKSIQSLNGVLASLSRFIAKSAQHALPFFRLLRKEATFDWTDECEQALLHLKKVLSQPPVLSRPSEKETLYLYLSVATEAVSAVLIRETDEGQKPIYFTSKALQGPELRYQQIEKVALALINTARRLRYYFLAHTIKVRTDQPIKQLLGRPDMAGRMLKWSLELSEFDIQYENRKALKAQALADFVAEMTHCPTPAESAHKWTIFVDGASSTSGSGAGIILENEEGILIEVSLALAFPTSNNQAEYEAFLAGLRLAEDLGAKEVKISTDSQLVASQVRGEYQTKNDNLLEYLSLVKEKLDRFEKWEVQHIPREHNTRADVLSKLASTRKKGGNKSVIQEILPRPSINKLPPPLEVNAIGDAHCWMTPIYNYLTRDELPADPKEATTVKRRACSLGEAKRAWVEELHSVLWAYRTTPHSTTGETPFRLTYGTEAVIPVEIRTPTRRTEEPLDEEMNDETLRAELDLVEEIRSEAALRETTLKQKIALRHDAKVIKREFQVGTLVLRRNQKNPREGKLAANWEGPYRVRDKTSNGAYYLENLQGEQLARPWNAEKLRQYYS; this is translated from the exons ATGGCCGGAGAACAACATAGCGATCACAGCCGTCCCCTCGTCAACTACAATATGGACGACGGCCCGCCATCCCATGAAGCGGACGTTCGGGACGGTCATCCATCCACCCCGTCTCCAGAGCCCCAAAACAACGGAGATGCCTCTCACGCCCACAATTTAGGGGCAGAGACATTTCATCCCATTCCCGTTCCCGTTGAAGGAGACGCCGTAATGATTGCCATGGTGAATGCCCTCAATCAAGCCGGTTCTATGCTCCACCAGCAGCACGAACGAATCACGGCCCTCGAAGCCGAACGACAAGAAGCCCGGCCCCAGCCGGTGAGTAGGATACAACAGCGTTCGGAGCCAACGAAGAAGCGAGGACGTCACTCTCCCGAACCCTACGCCAGCAGGGCACGCGCCCGTCGTGACGGTGGTCGAGCGAGAACATCACCAAGGCGCGGGCACAGCCCCGACAACAACGAACTGTCTCCCTTAAGGAGCGATGAGGAAGATTTGCATTGCCCCCTATCTCGGGCAATAATGGAGGCCCCGCTCCCCAAAGGCATGGAGAAACCGCCAAACCTAGCTGTGTACGACGGGACTACAGATCCCGACGATCACGTCGACAACGTCAACGCGATGCTCGACTACCGCAATGATATAACCGGGCACCTCAAATGCCGACTGTTCTCAACGACCCTCAGGAAAGGGGCCATGGCCTGGTACAAAAGCTTGGCCCCTGAGTCCATTACGTCATGGAGAGTCATGAGGTCCATGTTCACCCGGCACTTTACAGCTTCCCGTCGTCACCCCAAGACTGAGGCGACCCTTGAAGCCATAGtgcagaagaagaatgaaacACTGCGCTCATACATCGAGCGATTCAACCAGGAAGCTGTCGAGGTAGATACCACCGAGCACATGAAGAAGTATCTCCTCGAGAGAGGTCTCTTACCCGGCAGTGAACTTAGCAGAGCCGTAGGGATCGAGCCTCCCCGCACCTTAAACGAGCTCCTGCATAAAGCCCAGGCCTACATCAGATACGAGGAAAAGCAGGTGGCACACAATGCCCGCAGCGGACGTAACGCTGGGGAGACCGAGCACTCAAAACGCGAGGACACGAGCATTTCCCGTCGCAACGGAGACAAACGAAGAGAAGAAAGACCTCGCGAGCTCCGGGAAGGAAGAGGCCCCGCGGGCAGATATAGCGAGTACACCTTACTGACAGCTCCTCGAGAGCGTATCCTCGCAGAATGTATCAACTCTGAATTTAAGCAGGGCAGGGTCAGGTTCCCAAAACCGTCTGCACCAAAGCCCCACACCGACAAATCAAAGTACTGCCGGTTCCACAGAAGTCACGGGCACGTGACCGAAGACTGCGTCCACCTGAAGGATGCGATAGAAATCTTAATCCAAGAGGGGCACCTGAAGCAGTATACGAGGAAGAACGAAGCTCCCAGACACGACGAGCCAGAGAAGAAGAGACCCCGGGAAAACACACCCCCGGACAACTCTCCCTATCAAGTGGCCCTCTGCGTGTCACGACCGGAAGATTTCTTCCTCCCCGAACCATTGCCCGAGGGCAAGATCACTGCACTCAGCCCCTGGGAAGACTTCCCTACCACACTGGTGATATCAGGAGGAGGAACTAACAGGGAATCCGCGGCCCTCTCCGTCAAACGTAAATTCGACGAACTCCTACTGACTGCCCCCGAGCAGAAAGCGACATTGACAAAATACTGGGGAAAATCCAACCCAATATCCTTCTTCCTGGAGGAACTCCCGGGCGGATCCCCGAACTCGGCCATCCCACTATTGATAAGAGCAAAGATGGCCCGGTTCGACGTACGACGCATCCTGGTCGACGAAGGCAGCTCAGTGGATATCATGTACGTCCACCTCTTCAAGACTCTGAAGCTAGACAAGACCAACTTAGCCCCCTACGTCGGATCAGATCTCCAAGGATTCAACGGAGCAACAACCAGACCGTGGGGATATGTTGAGCTCCTCGTCACCTTCGGCGAACAAGAAACGGCCAGGGAAGTCAAAATCCAATTCCTGGTCGTAGACTGTCCATCTCTCTACAATTGCATCTTTGGACGCCCGACACTGGCCGAACTCACTGCGGTCCCATCCACCGTCCACCTGAAGATGAAATACTACACCAAATTGGGACGTGTGGTCACCATCCATGGTGACATCGAAGCAGCCCGACGATGCTACGACGCCGCAGTAAAAGGACAGGCCGTAGTCAGCACGAAGAGCAACTGCAACAACAAAAAACTCAAGACCGAGGATCCTGCCCGAGGAGTCAACGCCATCGACCTCGACTGTCGCATCGGGCTGGACGAGACCGAAGAGGGGAGGTTCCCCAAGGAACGCTCTCTCGAACACCCGGTCCGACCAATCCCTGACGGAGAGTTCGAACTCATTCCTCTTGGGGACGATCCGGAAAGGACGGTGAAGATAGGTAAGGGACTACCCGAGGAAACAAGAGAAGAGCTGGTAGCATGCCTCAAAGAGAACTCCGACCTCTTCGCGTGGAATGCCGCAGAAATGCCCGGGCTGGACCCCGAGATAGCGTGTCATAAACTAGCTGTAGACCGGGCAGCCAAGCCCATAGCACAGCGTAGACGCAAGCAATCGCCCGAAAAGGCAGAGGCTGCCGAGCGAGCTGTAAAAGACCTCTTAGAGGCAAATTTTATTTCTGAAGCCCAGTACACAACCTGGCTCTCTAATGTAGTCCTCgttaagaaaaataatggaaaatggcgtatgtgtgttgattatactgATCTTAATAGGGCTTGCCCGAAAGATGCTTTCCCCCTCCCTAATATAGACTCGCTCGTTGACAACTCTGCAGGTTTTAAACTCTTGTCCTTCATGGACGCATATAGCGGATACAACCAGATCCCTATGTCGCCCGCAGACAAGAAACACACAGCGTTCATGACCCCAACGGGCAATTACTATTACAACGTGATGCCGTTCGGGCTCAAGAACGCTGGCGCTACATACCAACGCATGATGAACAAAGTCTTCAAGGACGAAATAGGGGACATGCTCGAAGTGTACATGGACGACATGATCGTCAAATCACACGAGGAGATAACCCATGCTCGACACCTTACGAAGGTATTCGAGCAGGCGAGACAGTGTAAAATGAGGTTCAACCCCGAGAAATGCACGTTCGGAGTCCGGGCAGGCAAGTTCCTCGGTTTCTATCTCACCGAAAGAGGGATCGAGGCCAACCCCGACAAATGCCGGGCATTCTCGGAGTTTCCGACCCCGAAAACCAAAAAATCGATCCAGTCACTCAATGGAGTGCTCGCCTCACTCTCCCGTTTCATCGCCAAGTCCGCCCAGCACGCGTTGCCGTTCTTCAGACTCCTTCGCAAAGAGGCTACCTTCGACTGGACCGATGAATGCGAGCAAGCGCTACTCCATCTAAAGAAGGTTCTGTCCCAACCCCCGGTCTTATCACGACCATCAGAAAAGGAAACCCTATACTTATACCTATCCGTGGCAACCGAGGCCGTCAGCGCCGTTCTAATAAGAGAAACCGACGAAGGACAAAAACCCATCTATTTTACGAGTAAAGCCCTCCAAGGTCCCGAGCTCCGATATCAGCAAATCGAAAAGGTCGCCCTGGCCCTCATCAACACAGCAAGGAGACTACGATATTACTTCCTCGCACACACGATAAAGGTGAGGACCGACCAGCCAATCAAACAGCTGCTCGGGCGCCCGGATATGGCCGGGAGGATGCTCAAGTGGTCACTAGAACTCTCCGAATTCGACATACAATACGAAAATAGAAAAGCCTTGAAAGCTCAGGCACTGGCCGACTTCGTCGCGGAGATGACCCACTGCCCGACTCCAGCAGAAAGCGCCCACAAATGGACGATCTTCGTCGATGGCGCCTCTAGCACATCAGGCAGCGGGGCCGGGATCATCCTCGAAAATGAAGAAGGGATCCTGATAGAGGTATCATTAGCGCTAGCGTTCCCAACATCAAACAAccaagccgaatacgaagccttCCTCGCAGGCCTGAGGTTAGCCGAGGACCTAGGAGCAAAAGAGGTAAAAATATCCACCGACTCCCAGCTCGTGGCCTCACAAGTGCGAGGAGAATACCAAACCAAGAACGACAACCTCCTCGAGTACTTGTCCCTCGTCAAAGAAAAACTTGATAGATTTGAAAAGTGGGAAGTTCAACACATACCCCGCGAGCACAACACACGGGCAGACGTTCTCTCCAAACTAGCCAGCACGAGGAAAAAGGGTGGGAATAAATCAGTAATCCAAGAAATCCTCCCTCGGCCCAGCATCAACAAACTACCGCCTCCACTCGAGGTCAACGCTATTGGAGATGCCCACTGTTGGATGACGCCCATCTACAATTACCTCACACGAGACGAACTTCCGGCTGACCCGAAAGAGGCGACCACTGTCAAACGACGCGCATGCTC ACTCGGCGAGGCAAAGAGGGCATGGGTCGAGGAGCTACATAGCGTCCTATGGGCCTACCGCACGACACCACATTCTACCACCGGGGAAACCCCGTTCCGACTAACTTACGGCACCGAGGCAGTCATCCCGGTGGAGATACGGACGCCAACGAGGAGGACAGAGGAGCCCCTAGACGAGGAAATGAACGATGAAACCCTTAGAGCCGAGCTCGACCTAGTCGAGGAGATACGTTCCGAAGCGGCTCTCCGGGAAACAACCCTCAAACAAAAGATAGCACTACGCCATGACGCGAAAGTCATAAAAAGAGAGTTCCAGGTCGGCACCCTGGTCCTCAGAAGAAACCAGAAAAACCCGAGAGAGGGCAAACTGGCGGCCAACTGGGAAGGCCCTTACCGCGTCCGCGACAAAACGAGCAACGGGGCCTATTACCTAGAAAACCTACAAGGAGAACAACTCGCTCGACCATGGAACGCAGAAAAACTTAGACAGTATTACAGCTAA